Proteins encoded together in one Lachnospiraceae bacterium JLR.KK008 window:
- a CDS encoding adenine phosphoribosyltransferase: MKKLEEYVRSIPDFPEEGIIFRDVTSVLQDAEGLHLAIDTMQDMIKDLEYDVVVGPESRGFIFGMPIAYNNRKPFVLIRKKGKLPCETVSMDYDLEYGKATIEMHKDSIQKGQKVLIVDDLIATGGTTEAMIRLIESLGGQVVGVVVLMELAGLKGREKICDYRLEAAITYEGK, translated from the coding sequence ATGAAAAAATTGGAAGAATACGTAAGAAGCATACCGGATTTTCCGGAGGAAGGGATTATATTCCGTGACGTGACAAGTGTGCTGCAGGATGCGGAAGGTCTGCATCTTGCCATTGACACAATGCAGGATATGATCAAAGATCTGGAGTACGATGTGGTCGTGGGACCGGAGTCGAGAGGATTTATTTTTGGAATGCCGATTGCGTATAACAATAGAAAGCCTTTTGTGCTTATTCGGAAGAAAGGTAAGCTGCCCTGTGAGACCGTTTCCATGGACTATGATCTCGAGTACGGCAAGGCGACGATCGAAATGCACAAAGATTCGATCCAAAAAGGGCAGAAAGTGCTGATCGTGGACGATCTCATCGCCACAGGCGGGACGACGGAGGCGATGATCCGTCTGATCGAATCTCTTGGCGGCCAAGTAGTGGGTGTCGTCGTATTGATGGAGCTGGCGGGACTCAAAGGCAGAGAGAAGATATGCGACTACAGACTGGAAGCTGCCATCACTTACGAGGGAAAATAA
- a CDS encoding bifunctional (p)ppGpp synthetase/guanosine-3',5'-bis(diphosphate) 3'-pyrophosphohydrolase, whose translation MTEEKKETVFDDGRIESIAEFQSPEVLYQDLISHVKKYHPSDDISMIEKAYTTAYEAHKDQVRKSGEPYIIHPLCVAIILAGLELDKETIVAGLLHDVVEDTIMTEEEITEEFGADVALLVDGVTKLQQLQLSGSTESKSGDNDRVEMQAENLRKMFLAMARDIRVIMIKLADRLHNMRTLKHMPPEKQQRIARETMDIYAPIAQRLGISRIKIELDDLSLKYLEPEIYYDLVEKIAVRKSVREKYIQSIVDEVNAHISNAGIKAKIDGRVKHFFSIYKKMKNQDKTLDQIYDLFAVRIIVDTMKDCYAALGVIHAMYKPIPGRFKDYIAMPKANMYQSLHTTLIGTSGQPFEIQIRTYEMHKAAEYGIAAHWKYKEASDGKKVERQEEEKLVWLRQILEWQKDMSDNREFMKLLKSDLDLFSDSVYCFTPTGDVKNLPAGSTPIDFAYAIHSAVGNKMIGARVNGKLVTIDYEIKNGDRVEVLTSQNSKGPSRDWLNIVKSTQAKNKINQWFKNELKEDNIIKGREMILSYCKAKTIDTALILRPPYTEYVMQKYGFRDWESVLAAVGHGGLKEGQIVNKMQELYDKEHKKQLTDEEVLAKVAGIGQTKQMKPKSSSGIVVKGIDDVAVRFSKCCSPVPGDEIVGFVTRGRGVSIHRTDCINVINLSEIERVRLIDADWQTPDRIAEGEKYLAEIRIYANNRNGLLADVSKALTEKNIDILSMNTRASKQGTATMSVSFEIGSRDELQRIIDKIRTIESVIDIERTTG comes from the coding sequence ATGACAGAAGAGAAAAAGGAAACCGTATTCGATGACGGGAGAATCGAATCAATCGCAGAGTTTCAGAGTCCTGAAGTATTGTATCAGGATCTTATTTCTCATGTAAAAAAATATCATCCTTCCGATGATATTTCGATGATCGAGAAGGCGTATACAACTGCCTATGAGGCACACAAAGATCAGGTGCGCAAGTCAGGTGAGCCTTATATTATCCATCCTCTCTGTGTAGCTATCATACTGGCCGGTCTGGAGCTGGACAAAGAGACGATCGTGGCCGGCCTGCTTCATGACGTGGTGGAAGATACGATCATGACGGAAGAGGAAATCACGGAGGAGTTTGGCGCAGACGTGGCGCTGCTTGTGGACGGCGTGACAAAATTGCAGCAGCTGCAGCTCTCCGGCAGTACCGAATCCAAGTCGGGGGACAATGACAGAGTGGAGATGCAGGCGGAAAATCTGCGGAAGATGTTTCTGGCAATGGCCAGAGATATTCGGGTTATTATGATTAAGCTGGCGGACAGACTGCACAATATGCGTACGTTAAAGCATATGCCACCGGAGAAACAGCAGCGTATCGCCAGAGAGACGATGGACATCTATGCGCCGATCGCGCAGCGCCTTGGCATTTCCAGAATCAAGATAGAGCTGGATGATCTGTCCCTGAAATATCTGGAGCCGGAGATATATTATGATCTGGTAGAAAAAATTGCAGTTCGCAAGAGTGTACGTGAAAAATATATTCAGTCTATCGTAGATGAAGTCAACGCTCATATTTCCAATGCGGGTATCAAAGCAAAGATTGATGGCCGTGTCAAACATTTCTTCAGTATTTATAAGAAAATGAAAAATCAGGACAAGACGCTGGATCAGATCTATGATCTGTTCGCAGTCCGCATTATCGTCGATACGATGAAAGATTGCTATGCTGCGCTTGGCGTGATCCATGCCATGTATAAGCCGATTCCGGGGCGGTTTAAGGATTATATTGCCATGCCGAAGGCGAATATGTATCAATCGCTGCACACGACTCTGATCGGTACTTCCGGGCAGCCGTTTGAGATTCAGATCCGCACTTATGAGATGCACAAGGCGGCAGAGTATGGCATTGCCGCTCACTGGAAATATAAGGAAGCCTCCGACGGTAAAAAGGTGGAGAGGCAGGAAGAAGAGAAGCTCGTCTGGCTGCGCCAGATTCTGGAGTGGCAGAAGGATATGTCCGATAACCGGGAGTTTATGAAGCTACTGAAAAGCGATCTGGATCTTTTCTCGGACAGTGTTTATTGTTTTACGCCTACCGGAGATGTGAAAAATCTGCCGGCCGGCTCCACGCCCATCGATTTTGCCTATGCCATTCACAGTGCGGTCGGTAATAAAATGATCGGCGCCCGGGTGAACGGAAAACTGGTGACGATTGACTATGAGATCAAAAATGGTGACCGCGTCGAGGTTCTGACGTCTCAAAATTCCAAAGGGCCAAGTCGGGACTGGCTGAATATTGTCAAGAGCACACAGGCGAAAAACAAGATTAACCAGTGGTTTAAGAATGAACTCAAGGAAGACAATATCATAAAAGGAAGAGAGATGATCCTCAGCTATTGTAAGGCAAAAACGATCGACACGGCCTTAATCCTGCGTCCTCCCTATACGGAATATGTGATGCAGAAATACGGGTTCCGTGACTGGGAGTCGGTACTCGCCGCAGTCGGACATGGCGGTCTCAAGGAGGGTCAGATCGTCAACAAGATGCAGGAGCTCTATGACAAAGAGCACAAGAAGCAGTTGACGGATGAGGAAGTGCTGGCGAAAGTTGCGGGGATCGGGCAGACAAAGCAGATGAAGCCCAAGTCTTCGAGTGGTATCGTTGTCAAAGGGATCGACGATGTGGCAGTTCGCTTTTCCAAGTGCTGTTCACCGGTTCCGGGCGATGAGATCGTGGGTTTTGTGACGAGAGGCAGAGGTGTTTCCATTCACCGCACCGATTGTATTAATGTCATCAATCTCTCCGAAATTGAGCGGGTGAGACTGATTGATGCCGACTGGCAGACGCCGGACCGGATTGCAGAAGGGGAAAAGTACCTTGCCGAGATCAGAATATATGCCAACAACAGAAACGGCCTTCTGGCTGACGTATCCAAGGCGTTGACGGAAAAAAACATTGATATTCTTTCTATGAATACGAGAGCGAGCAAACAGGGAACGGCTACGATGTCCGTCAGCTTTGAGATCGGCAGCAGGGACGAGTTGCAGCGTATCATAGATAAGATCAGAACAATCGAAAGTGTGATCGACATTGAAAGGACGACAGGATGA
- the tpiA gene encoding triose-phosphate isomerase: MARKKIVAGNWKMNMTPSQAVALCDELKDLVKSDDVDVVYCVPAIDIVPVVEAVKGTNVEVGAENMYFEEKGAYTGEISAAMLVDAGVKYVIIGHSERRDYFKEDDALLNKKVKKAFEAGLTPILCCGETLEQRETGVTMDWIRLQIKSDLVGITADQVKSMVIAYEPIWAIGTGKTATTEQAQEVCKGVRDCIAEMYDAATADAVRIQYGGSVNGGNAAELFAQPDIDGGLVGGASLKADFGKIVNYQ, from the coding sequence ATGGCAAGAAAGAAGATCGTAGCAGGCAACTGGAAGATGAATATGACACCGAGTCAGGCAGTTGCATTGTGTGACGAGTTAAAAGATCTGGTGAAATCTGACGACGTAGATGTCGTATACTGTGTTCCGGCGATCGACATCGTACCGGTCGTAGAGGCAGTGAAAGGTACGAACGTCGAAGTCGGCGCAGAGAATATGTATTTTGAGGAGAAAGGCGCTTATACAGGCGAAATTTCCGCAGCCATGCTCGTAGATGCAGGAGTAAAATATGTGATCATCGGACATTCTGAGAGACGCGATTACTTCAAGGAAGATGACGCTCTCCTGAATAAAAAGGTAAAGAAAGCCTTCGAGGCAGGTCTGACACCGATCCTTTGCTGCGGTGAGACATTGGAGCAGAGAGAGACGGGCGTTACGATGGACTGGATCAGACTGCAGATCAAATCCGATCTCGTTGGCATCACGGCAGATCAGGTGAAATCCATGGTCATCGCTTATGAGCCGATCTGGGCGATCGGCACAGGCAAGACAGCGACGACAGAGCAGGCACAGGAAGTTTGCAAGGGTGTTCGTGACTGCATCGCTGAAATGTATGATGCGGCTACTGCAGATGCTGTTCGTATTCAGTACGGAGGTTCTGTCAATGGGGGCAATGCGGCTGAACTGTTTGCACAGCCTGACATCGACGGCGGTCTTGTAGGCGGCGCTTCTCTGAAAGCAGATTTTGGAAAGATCGTTAATTATCAATAA